Below is a genomic region from Hylemonella gracilis.
TTGCATGAGCCTCTCCCTGGTGCGCAGCCGCGCCTTGCGGGGGCTGGAAGCAGCGATCGTCAGCGTGGAGGTGCACCTCGCGCCGGGCCTGCCCAGCTTCACGCTGGTCGGGCTGGCGGAAACCGAAGTCAAGGAAGCACGCGAACGAGTGCGCGCCGCCCTGCTCCACAGCGGCCTGGTTTTCCCGCATGACCGTCGCATCACGGTCAACCTGGCTCCGGCCGACCTGCCCAAGGATTCCGGACGCTTCGACCTGCCCATCGCGCTGGGCCTGCTGGCCGCCAGCGGACAGATCGATGGCGCGGCACTGGCCCGCTATGAGTTCGCGGGGGAGTTGTCGCTCTCGGGCGAGCTGCGCCCGGTGCGCGGCGCGCTGGCCATGGCCCTGGCCTTGCGTGGACAGACCAGCCGCCTGGTACTGCCACCCGGCAGCGCGGAGGAGGCCGCGCTCGCACCCGACGCCGAAATCTACCGTGCCGTGCACCTGCTGGACGTGGTGCGGCAATTCCTGCCCGAGGATGGGGCGCAGGCGGCGGCGACCGATTCGGGCTGGACGCGCCAGACACGGCCCGCGCTGCCGACCGGCTTGCCAGCCGCACCCGATCTGACCGACGTGAAAGGCCAGGCCGGGCCCAAACGCGCGCTCGAAATCGCCGCGGCGGGCGGCCACAGCCTGCTGATGAGCGGCCCGCCCGGCACCGGCAAGTCCATGCTGGCCGAACGTCTGAGCGGTCTGCTGCCACCCATGAGCACAGAGGAGGCACTGGAGAGCGCCGCCCTGCTGAGCCTGGCCGGACGCTTCACGCCCGCGCACTGGATGCAGCGCCCCACGCTCAGCCCCCACCATACCGCCAGCGCCGTCGCACTGGTCGGCGGGGGTTCGCCACCCCGGCCCGGCGAGATTTCACTCGCGCATCACGGCGTCCTTTACTTGGACGAACTGCCTGAGCTTCCCCGCGCCGCGCTGGAAGCCCTGCGCGAGCCGCTGGAGACCGGCCGCATCCGCATCGTGCGCGCTGCGCGGCAGGCTGAGTTCCCCGCGCGCTTCCAGCTCGTGGCCGCCATGAACCCCTGCCCCTGCGGCTACCTGGGCGCCACGCACCGTGTCTGCCGCTGCACGCCCGACCAGATCCGGCGCTACCAGGCCCGGCTGAGCGGGCCCCTGCTGGACCGCATCGACCTGCATGTGAGCGTCAACGCCCTGCCACCAGGGGAACTGCTGGATGCCTCCACGGGAGAAAGCTCCGCCACCGTGCGGGCGCGCAGCACGGCGGCACGACAACGCGCGCTGGCGCGCCAGGACAAGGTCAATCATGCACTGAGTGGGCAGGACATCGAGCGCGCGATCCAGGCCGAGGACGGTGCCCTGCGCTTTCTGCGCCAGGCGGCGGAACGCCTGGGCTGGAGCGGGCGCGGCCTGCATCGCACGCTGAAAGTCGCCCGCACCATTGCCGATCTGGGTGGCGCCGAACACATGACGACCGAACATGTGGCCGAAGCCCTGCAGTACCGCCCCGTGCTGCCCGCCTAGCCTCACCGCAGCTCGCCACGAAAAACACCCCAGACGCTGGAACGCTGTCCAAGGTCTGGGGTGCGATTCACTCGGGGACCTTCATGTCCCCTGGCGAGCCGGAATCAGATGCCGTAGCCTTCCTCGTGCAGGACATTGTCGAGACCAGCGGTTTCCGCGTCCGCGTTGACGCGGAAGCCCACGGTCTTCTCGACCAGGAAAGCCAGGATGTAAGTCACGACGAAGGAGTAAACAATCACCGTCACGGACGAGAGCACCTGGGCCGTCAACAGCTTGGCGCTGCCGGCGGAGAGCAGACTCTCGGCACCACCGACGCTACCGAACAGGCCAATCCAGATGCAGCCGATGAACCCGGCCACCAAGTGGATGCCCACGACGTCCAGGGAGTCGTCGTAGCCAAGCTTGAACTTGAGTTCAACGGCCAAGGCACAGATGGCGCCAGCAGCCAGGCCCAGCAGAATGGCCCAGATCGGTGTCAAGGATGCGCAGGCCGGCGTGATGGCCACCAGACCGGCGACGATGCCGGAAGCAGCGCCCACGGCCGTGGACTTGCCCAGCTTGAATTTCTCCACAATGATCCAGCCCAGGGCTGCTGCGGCCGGAGCGATCAAGGTGTTGAGGAAGATCAGACCGGACTGGTCCACGTTGGCGCCGTGCACGCCGGTGTTGAAGCCGAACCAGCCGAACCACAGAATGGCCGTGCCGATCAGCACCAGGGGCACGTTGTGGCTGGTGGCCAGTTGCTTGCCGAAGCCCGTGCGCTTGCCCAGAACCAGGGCCAAAGCCATGGCGGCAGCACCCGCGGATTGGTGAATCACCGTGCCACCGGCCCAGTCGATGGAAGCGCCAAAGCCGTACACGTCATTCGCCAGCCAGCCATCAAACTTGCCTTCGGCGTTCATGCCCCAGAGCCAGCGGAAGGTCGGGAACACGACAAAAGCAGCGAACAGGGCGGCGAACAGAATCCACGGCCAGAAGCGCGCGCGATCCGCCACGGCACCGGACGCCAGCGCAACGGTGATGATGCAGAAGGCGACCAGGAAGGCGTGGCCGGCGAACGCGCCGTAGCCCGCCGCATCCGACTTGCCAATGTTGCCGGCGATGGCGGAAAGACCAAAATCCGCGAGAGGGCTGCCCGCGAACCAGGACGAGGTTGCACCCACCTGCGAGGCGATGCCGGCACCGATCAGGACATAGAGAATGGCCACGACGATGATGGAGCCGAAGCTCAACATCATCATGGACACCACCGACTTGGACTTGACCAGACCTCCGTAGAAGAAGGCCAGGCCGGGGGTCATGAAAATAACGAGAGCCGCGCAAAGCAACAGCCACGCAAGTTCTATCGACATTGAAACCACCTTTGGTTTTGGGTTGATGGGCTGGTCGTCAGCCACCCGATGCTCGTGAGCGAGAACGGGGCTGCAAACGCCTGTACAGAAACTGTCTTACAGACGGCGTGGCCATATGCAAAAACCTTGCCCGGATGGTCAGGCGGGCCCGATCGTGCTTGCCGGCATCTTGCCGTTACGACGCCCTCCCTCTGCGCCGCAGAGCCCGGGCAGCCCCGCCGCCCGGTGGTTCAGCCAACTTCGACCGGCTCGACCGGTTCCGCCGGCAAGTGGCGGCGGCGCAGCAGGACCGCGAAACCCCAACCCAGGGCACACAGGATGACCCCAGCCCCGGCAATGGTCGGGGCCGAGCCCAGGCTGGCCGCGAGTGCGGCCGCCAGCAGCACGCCGATGGACTGACCGATGAACAGAAAGGCCGCAAACAAAGACACGGCCGTGCCGCGCGCGGCGGGCGCCATCTGCGTGGCATTGGTCTGCATGGTGTTGTGCAGCATGAAGAAGCCGAACCCTGCCGCCAGGCAGGCCGGCGCCGCCGGCCAGGCCAAGGGCGAGTAGGCGACAACCAAGGCGCCCAAGCCCAGCAGGGACACGCCCAGGCGCACCAGGCCGGCCTCGCCCAGGCGCGGGATCAGCCAGCGCGCCGTGACCATGTAGACCACGCCGCCCAGGCCGAACAGCGCCACCACCACGCCAGCGGCGCTCAGGCTCAGACCCAGTTCCGCGTGCAGGTGCGTGGCCCAGATGGCCAGCGCGCCAAAACCCGTGGCCCCCTCGATCAAGGCCACGATCAGCACCACACGGGACCAGCGCCCGGTGACGATGGCCCAGGCTTGCTTGACGAAACCCAGGCGCGGTGCCTCGGCCTGGGCCGCATGCGTGGTGCCTGTCTGCTGCCGCGCCATGCGTCGGCCCTCGCGCCAGAGCAGCACACCCGCTATGCCGAACAGCAGGGTCATCAGCACGAAAGCCCAGCGCCAGCCCAGGGTGTCGGTGAACAGGCCACCGAAGACCTGCCCGCTGGTCAGGCCCAGGGTGGTGCCCAGCGCCAGCTTGGCCAGGGTTTCCTGGCGCTGGGCGTAGGGCACGTTGTCACCGATCCAAGCCATGGACAGGGGGATGATGGCCGCCGCGCCCAGCGCGGTCAGCATGCGCGCGGCCACCAGCATGTCCAGCCCCAGCGCGAACACGGCCATCACCGAACCCACGCTGCAGCCCAGCGTGGCCCAGGTGACGACGCGGAACTTGCCCAGTCGGTCGCCCAAAGGGCCATAGAAAAGCTGGCACAGGCCGTAGACCACGGCAAAGAAGGAAATGGTGCGTGCCGCCTCAGCCAGGCCGACGCCGAATTCCCGCGACAGCTCGGGCAGCATGGCGTCGCACAGGCGTTGCACGGCCATGCTGGAGAACGTGGCGCAGGAAAGCAGCAGGACGCTGCGACGCGTGGAGGCGCTGAGTGGGGACATGGGGGAAGAAGAAAAGAAACAGCCGGACAAGCAAGGGGAAGAATGTGACATGGGCCGCTTGCGCAGGGCCTGCGCACGACTCGGACCGATACGCGGCGCTCATCATAATGAGCCCCATGCCCACGCGCAGCGCATCGCCGCAATACCCCCCTTCCCCTGTCAGCCCCCTTTCGTCCGCCTCCCCGCTGCCGCCGTCCACGGGGCGCTTCATCGGCTGGTTGTCCCTGGCCCAGTTGATCAGCTGGGGCAGTGTGTTCTACCTCTTCGGCCTGCTGCTGGAACCGGTGGAACGGGACCTGGGCCTGACGCGCGCCCAGACCTCGCTGGCCTTCAGCCTGGCGCTGCTGGCCGAAGGCCTGATGGCCTGGCCCGTGGGCCGCTGGATCGACCGGGGCCATGAACGCGCGGTGATGGTCGGTGGCTCCCTGCTGCTGGCCCTGGGCCTGTTGCTGCACAGCCAGGTGGACGGCCTCCCGGCTTTCTATGCGGTCTGGCTGCTGCTGGGCGTGGGCCTGGCCGGGGCGCTGTACCCGCCCGCCTTCGCGGTCATCATCCGCCGCTACCCGCAGGACTTCCGCCGCGCCATCATCATCATCACCTTTCTCGGCGGGCTGGCCAGCACGGTCTTCATCCCGCTCAGCGCCGGACTGATCCATACCCTGGGCTGGCGGCACGCGCTCTGGCCCCTGGCGGCCCTGCACCTGCTGGTCTGCGCGCCCATCCACTGGCGCATGCTGCGCGACGCACCACGACCCGAACCGAACCCTGTCACGGCGCGATCAGCCGACGTGCATCCCGTGGATGCAAGACCGCAAGCACCGCTGCGCCAGCATTTGCTGAGCGCGCCTTACCTGCTGGTCGGTCTGTTCATCGTGCTCTTCATGGGTGTGGTCGCCGCCATCCCGCCGCACCTGGTCAGCCTGCTGCGCGGCTACGGCCTGCCCGAGACCTGGGCCATCCTGGCGCCGGCCCTGATCGGCGTGGTGCAGGTGGGCGGCCGTGCGCTGCTCTATTTCTTCGAGGCACGCTGGAGCCTGCACGCGGTGAACCGCCTCATCCCGACCCTGGTGCCTCTGGCCCTGCTCACCCTGCTGCTGGCGCCGCTGCTGGCCGCGCTCTTCGCGGGCCATGCACGGTCGGTTCAGATCGCGCTGGTGCTGCTCTTCGTCGCACTCTACGGCCTGGGCAACGGCATGCTCACCATCGTCAAGGGCACGGCCGTGGCCGAGTATGTGGACCGCGCCCAGGCCGCCAGCCTCAACGGCGCACTCGGCCTGCCCCAAGCCCTTAGCCGCGCGGCCATGCCCTGGCTGCTGGGCATGATGTGGACCCCGTCGGCCGCCTACCGCAACGGTCTGTGGCTGATGCTGGGTCTGTGCCTGCTGGGACTGGCGGCACTGGTGTGGGCGCAACACCATGCAGCCCGCCACGCAGAGGATTTGCGCAAGCCCGCTTGATTCGGCCGGCGCGGGATTTAAGATCGCACGAACTCAACCAACTCCACAGGAGCCCCCCCATGCCCAAAGGTGTACAACGCAACGACAAGATGGCGAAGAAACCCAAGAAGGACACCAGCGCTCCGCAGGAATCTTCGTCCACATCCACCCGTCCCGTCCCGCCCACCACCGCGGTGATGCCCAAGGGGAAGATGAAGAACAAGCCGAGTTGAAACAAGCCCAGGCCCAGGCCCGACCGGCGGATCAGCTCGACGGGTTCGAAGGCCTGGATGGCATCGGCGGGCGTGGGCCTGACTCTAATAGCCCCGCGCGGGCTCGATCGTGTGGGCCGGCGCCTGGCCGCTGGCGATGCGCTCGATGTTCTCCGCGATCTGCCGCGCCGAGGTCGACGGAATCGCCACCGAGGCCAGATGGGGCGTGATCAGCACCTGAGGCATGTTCCACAGCGGGTCCCCGGGCGCCAGGGGCTCGCGCTCAAAGACATCCAGCGTGGCCGCGCCGATGTGGCCGCTGCGCAGCAAGTCCGTCAGGGCCGCCTGATCGACCAGGGCCCCCCGCGCCACGTTCACGAAGGCCGCGCCCGGCCGCATTTTCGCCAGTCGCTGGCGATCGAACAAATGCTTCGTCAAGGGCGTGAGCGGCAGCATCAGCACCACGATGTCCGCCTGCCCGAGCACGCCGTCCAGCGCTTCCATGCCGGCGAAGCATTCAACGCCCTCGATCCGCGCGGGACTGCGCGACCAGCCCAGCGTCCTGAAACCCTGGCGCTGCAGTTCGTGGGCCGCCGTGGCACCCAGCTGGCCCAGGCCCAGCACGGCGACCGTGATGTCCTCGGGCGAACGGGGATGGCGATAGGCCCATGCACCCCGCCGCTGCGCCGCTTCGAAGAACGGGATCTCGCGCGCATGGCGCAGCACCGCGAACAGCACGTAGCCCGCCATCATGCGCGCCATGTTGGGATCGGTGATCCGCGTGATGGGGATGTCCTTGGGCAGATCCTGGCGTGCCACCAGGGAGTCCACGCCGGCCCCGAGGTTGATGATCAGGCGCAGGTTCGGCATGCGCTGGAAAAAGCCCTCGGGCGGCTTCCAGACCAGGGCGTAATGGACGTCCTCGGGTCGATCGATGGCGCTGGCATGCACCACCTTGAGCCCAGGCAGATGCATCTGGAGCGCGTTCTTCCAGGTGTCGAAATCGTCGAAGTCGCTGTAGAAAACCAGGGTGCCGAGCGCCTGTTCCATGACGTTCACACCTCTTGCCTGCTCTTGCGCACCAGGCGCGAAACCGCCTCGATGGCGAGTTCGTAGCCGTCACCGCCGAGTCCGGCGATCACCCCATCAGCCACTTTCGAGATGTAGGAATGGTGACGGAAGGCTTCGCGCTTCCAGATATTGCTCATGTGGGTCTCGATGATCTTGCCGGGAAAGGCCATCAGCGCATCCAGGATGGGGATGGAGCTGTAGGTCAGGCCAGCCGCGTTGATGATGATGCCATCCGCGACGCCGCGCGCTTCCTGAATCCAGTCGACCAACTGACCCTCGTGGTTGGACTGCAGGAAACGCAGCTCGACCTCCAGCGCGGTCGCCTGGGCTTCGCAGCGCGACTGCAGCACGGGAAAGCTGTCCTTGCCGTAGGTCTTGTTCGCGTCCAGGCCGTACAGGTTGGCGTTGGGTCCATTGAGGAACCAGATCGTGATGGGGGTCATGGTGAGATCGCTCATAGCGGGGGTTGAGGCTGTCAGGCGTCGTAAGGTCGCGTGGCCTGCATCGCGGGCAACCACTGGAACACCTCGTTCCAGCGAGCGGCTTGAGGGCATTGGCCGCGCCAGTCCAGCTCGGGAAAACGGAAGTCCAGATACCCCAGACCGCAGCCGATCGTGACCTCGCCGATGGTGGCTTGATCGACCGCCAGGTCGCGCGCGACGGCCTCTATCGCCACCAAGCAGGCGTCCACCTTGGTCAGCAAAGCCTCGCGCCAGGCAGGCCACTGCACCTCCACAGGGCGGGCCGTCAGCTCGTAGCGCGCCAGCAGTGCGGCATCCAGCAAGCCGTCGCCCAGGGCCTGGCGGGTCAGTGCCGTCCATCGGGCGGCACCCGTCGCCGGAAAGAGGTGACGCGCACCGCCCCGGCTGGCGAGGTACTCGCAGATCACGCGGCTGTCGTAGAGGGACTGCCCGTCGTCGAGGATCAGGGTGGGCACCTTGGCCAAGGGGTTGTGCGCGGCGATGCGCGGATCACGGCGGATCGGATGGGCCGCGCTGTCGAGCAGTTCGATCTGGTCGGCCTGCCCGGTCAGGTGCGCGCAGACCATGACTTTGCGCACGAAGGGCGAGGTGGGGGCGTAAAGCAGTTTCATGAATCAGAGGAGCAATACGAGTTTGCCGAAGACCTGGCCGCTTTCCAGCAAAGCGTGCGAGGCCGCCGCCTCGGCCAGTGGCAGGCTGCCGTGCAAACGGGGTTTGATGCGGCCGTTGCGCAGCTGGGGCAGCACGTGTCGGGTGATCTGCGCGGCCATGCGGGTCTTCTCGGCGTGGCTCTGCGGGCGCAGGGTGGACGAGTGCAGGCTCAACTGCTTCTGCATCAGGGTCAGCAGATCGACATTGACCACCGAACCCTGCATGAAAGACAGGCTGACGTGCCGGCCGCCAAAGGCCAGGGCCTGCAAATTGCGTCGCACATAGTCGCCGCCGACGATGTCCAGCACCACGTCCACGCCACGCCCTCCCGTGTAGTCCAGGCAGGCCTGGGTGAAGTCCGTGGTCGGCCAGCAGACCGTCAGGTCTGCGCCCAGCGCCTTGAGCGCGGCGAACCGGCTCTCATCGCTGTCGGTAACGATGACGGTGCAGCCGGCCGCGCGTGCCATCTGCGTTGCCAGGGTGCCGATGCCGCCGGCACCGCCATGGATCAGCACGGTCTCGCCCATGGCCAGACGGCTCAGCTCGAACAGGTTGTGCCACACCGTGAAGAGCCCTTCCGGCAGGGCCGCCGCCTCAGCGTCCGAAAGATTGGCGGGGACCACGAAGGAATGTTCAAGCGCGGCCGTGCACCAGGGCGCATAGCCGCCTCCGGGCACCAGGCTCATCAGCCGCTGCCCCATCAGCGCTGGGTCGACGCCCGAGCCACAGGCAACCACGTCGCCGCACACTTCCAGGCCCAGCACGTCGGTGACGCCCGGAGGCGGCTTGGCAATGCCCTGGCGTTGCATGATGTCCGGCCGGTTGACGCCGGCGGCACGCACGCGCAGCAGCACTTCACCTGCGCCGGGGGCGGGCATCGGACGTTCGGCCAGCACCAGCACGCTGGCGTCACCCGGCTCCCGGGCAACGACGGCGCGCATGGTGGCGGGAGGGGGGCTCTGGTCCTCGGGCATGGTGAGGGGTTCCACTTTCATTTCCGGGGACTGAACACGCTCACGCCCTCGTCGAGCAAGGTGAGCCCGACCACCGAACCGATGGGCCACTGCCGCATCGCGTTCAGGCCGGCGCTGCGCACCGTGACGACCTGGCGGGCCGTCATGGGAATGTCGACATCGACAAAGGTGTTGATGTGATCCCCCTGGAAAACATGGTGGATCACGGTGCCGCTGAGCACCGAGCCAGCGCCCAGGGTTTCCAGACGGAGATGCTCCGGACGCACATAGACATCCAGCCGTTCACCCTCGTGAGACACGTCCACCAACCGCGCGCTCGGCAGGCTCAGCAGGCTGGAGCCCAGGCGCAACTGGACTTCCTGCGCGGTCTGGCCGTGGTAGTAAGCCGGCAGGATGTTCACATCGCCCAGGAAGGACGCGACAAAAGGATCTTGCGGGTTCTGGTACAGCTCGGCGGGCTGCGCGATCTGGCGGATGGCACCCGCGCTCATCACCGCGATGCGGTCGGACATGGCCAGGGCCTCGCCCTGGTCGTGCGTCACGAAGACGGTGGTCAGGCCCAGGCGGCGCTGGATCTCGCGGATTTCCACCTGCATGGCACCGCGCAGGCTTTTGTCCAGGGCCGAGAACGGTTCGTCCAGCAAGAGCACCTTGGGTTGGATGACCAGGGCACGTGCCAGGGCGACGCGCTGCTGCTGTCCACCGGACAGCTCGCGGGGCTTGCGGTGCCCGAGGCCGTCCAGCTTGACCAGGGCCATGGCTTCCTGCACGCGCCGGGTGATCTCGTCAGCGCGCACGCCGCGCATGCGCAAGCCATAACCGATGTTGCGCTCCACGTTCATGTGCGGGAAGAGCGCGTAATTCTGGAACACGACGCCGATCTGCCGCTGATGCGGCGGTTCGCTGGTCACGGCTTGGCCATCGATGAAGATTTCGCCGTTGTCGGCCTCGGCGAAACCCGCGATCAGGTTGAGCAGCGTCGTCTTGCCGCAGCCCGATGGTCCCAGCAATGTGAGGAACTCACCGCGCCGGATCTTCAGCGAGAGCTCCTGCAACACGGTCTGATTGTTGTATTGCTTGACCACCCCTTCGAGGCTGACAGCGATCTCGGTCTGGGGCGGGGACATGCGGGACGGTCCGGCGGGCTGGGCATGGGCTGCGTTCATGCCTGAACGATAAGTCAATCGGCCCCCTTGCCGCATTTGCCGAAATTGATGCGGCTCTTCGGAAAAAACGAAACGCCCTCATGCGCAGAGGAGCGCGCCGATCCACACGGGCTTCGCGGGCGGCGCTTTGCTTTTTCCGAAGCCACGCGTCCGAAAAACGTGATTCTCAAACCGCGCCGGCTTCTTCAGACTCGCCGCATCGACGATGGATGCGCAGAGGCTTTGCGAACAACACGCGTCCGGGACGATGGACTTTAGGAAACTCACATGTCAGTGGAAAAAATCAACACGCTGGTGGTTGGCGGTGGTCAAGCGGGCATCGCGATGAGCGAGCACCTCGCGCTCATGGGTGTCCCGCACATCGTGCTGGAGCGCCATCGGATCGCGCAACGGTGGCGCTCGGAGCGCTGGGACTCCCTGGTCGCCAATGGCCCGGCCTGGCACGATCGCTTCCCCGGGCTGAAGTTCAGCGGCATTTCCCCCGAAGCCTTTCCGCCCAAGGAGCGCATGGCGGACTACTTCGAGGAATACGCCCGGATGATCAAGGCACCCGTGCGTTGCGGCGTCGAGGTCCAGCAGGTGGAACGGCTGGTCGGCCGCCCGGGCTTCAAGGTGACGACCTCCGAAGGCGTCATCGAAGCGGTCAACGTGGTCGCGGCGACCGGACCCTTCCAGGTCCCGGTCTATCCAAACATCGTGCCCGAGAGCGCGCAAGTCCAACAGCTGCATTCCTCGCTCTACAAGAATCCGGCGCAGCTGCGCGAAGGCGCCGTGCTGGTGGTTGGTGCAGGCGCCTCGGGTTCGCAGATCGCCGAGGAACTGCGCAAGACCGGCAAGACGGTGTACCTGTCGGTGGGCGAGCATTACCGTCCGCCGCGCTCCTACCGCGGCCGCGACTACTGCTGGTGGCTGGGCGCGCTGGGCCTCTGGGACGAAGTCGCCATCAAGCCCAAGAAGCAACACGTTGCCTTCGCTGTCAGCGGTTATGAAGGCGGCAAGACGGTCGATTTCCGCCGCCTGGCGCACATGGGCATCCAGCTCGTGGGCCTGACCCGGTCCTACCAGGACGGCGTCATCCAGTTCGAGGAAGGACTGGCCAAGAACGTGGGCGATGGTGACCAGGCCTACTTCGACGTGCTGCGCGAAGCCGACGCCTACATCGAGAAGAACGGCCTGCCCTTCCCGCCGGAACCCGAAGCCTGGAAACTGCTTCCGGACCCGGGCTGCCTCACACACCCGATCCTGCGCCTGGACCTGGCACAGGCCGACATCACCACCATCGTCTGGGCCACCGGCTTCACCTTCGACTACCGTTGGCTCAAGGTCGGCGCCTTCGACGAGAAGGGCCTGCCCCTCCACAAGCGCGGCATCTCGGCGGAAAGCGGCATCTATTTCCTGGGCCTGCCGAACCTGGTCAACCGCGCCTCGTCCTTCATCTACGGGGTCTGGCACGACGCGAAGTACATCGCGGACCACATCGTGACCCAGGAAGGCTACCGGACCTACGAGAAAGCTTGAGCGGGCATGGCCGAAATCACCTGCGTCGAGGACCTGCGCGTGCTCGCCCAACAGCGCGTGCCGCGCATGTTCTACGACTACGTCGACACCGGATCGTGGACCGAATACACCTACCGGGTCAATGAAGCGGATTTTCAGAACATCGAATTCCGCCAGCGCGTGGCGGTGGACATCACGACGCGCAGCACCGGCAGCACCATGGTGGGCCAGCCGGTCACCATGCCGGTCGCCATCGCGCCCACCGGGCTGACCGGCATGGTGCACGCGGACGGCGAGATCCTGGCGGCGCGGGCCGCGAAGCAGTTCGGCGTCCCCTTTACCTTGTCGACCATGAGCATCTGCCCGATCGAGGCGGTGGCCGATGCAACGCAAAGACACCCCTTCTGGTTCCAGCTCTACGTGCTGCGCGACCGGGGTTTCGTCGCCGAGCTGATCGACCGCGCGCGCGACGCCAACTGCTCGGCGCTCGTCGTGACCATGGACCTGCAGGTCTTCGGCCAGCGCCACAAGGACAAGAAGAACGGCCTGTCCACCCCGCCCTGACCGACGCTGCGCAATTTGCTGAACCTGGCGGGCAAACCCCGCTGGTGCTGGAACATGCTGCAAACCCGGCACCGCCACTTTGGCAACATCGTCGGCCATGCCAAGGGGGTGGACAACATCGGCTCGCTGGTGGAGTGGACGCGGGAGCAGTTTGACCCGCGCCTGTCGTGGCAGGACATCGAATGGATACGCCAGCGCTGGGCCGGCAAGCTGATCGTCAAGGGCATCCAGCACCCGGAAGACGCCCGTCTGGCGGTGCAAAGCGGCGCCGACGCCATCGTGGTGTCCAACCACGGCGGGCGCCAGCTGGACGGCGCTTCCTCGTCCATCTCGACCCTGCCGCGCATCGTGGAGGCGGTGGGTCATCGGGTGGAGGTGCACATGGACGGCGGCATCCGCTCCGGTCAGGACGTGCTGAAGGCCATCGCTCTGGGCGCGCGCGGCACTTACATCGGCCGGGCCATGCTGTATGGCCTGGGCGCGATGGGCGAGCAGGGCGTGGGCACCGTCCTGAAACTCATTCAGAACGAGCTCGATCTGTCCATGGCCTTCTGCGGCAAGACCGACATCGCCAGCGTGGGCCGCGAGATCCTCTCGCTGCGCTGAGCCTCACTGGCACAGAAAGTCGACCAGCCCCTGCAGCATGCGGTCGCAGGCCTCGATCTGCGACAGCGCCACGTACTCGTCCGCCTTGTGGGCCACCTCGATGCTGC
It encodes:
- a CDS encoding ABC transporter ATP-binding protein — protein: MNAAHAQPAGPSRMSPPQTEIAVSLEGVVKQYNNQTVLQELSLKIRRGEFLTLLGPSGCGKTTLLNLIAGFAEADNGEIFIDGQAVTSEPPHQRQIGVVFQNYALFPHMNVERNIGYGLRMRGVRADEITRRVQEAMALVKLDGLGHRKPRELSGGQQQRVALARALVIQPKVLLLDEPFSALDKSLRGAMQVEIREIQRRLGLTTVFVTHDQGEALAMSDRIAVMSAGAIRQIAQPAELYQNPQDPFVASFLGDVNILPAYYHGQTAQEVQLRLGSSLLSLPSARLVDVSHEGERLDVYVRPEHLRLETLGAGSVLSGTVIHHVFQGDHINTFVDVDIPMTARQVVTVRSAGLNAMRQWPIGSVVGLTLLDEGVSVFSPRK
- a CDS encoding NAD(P)H-quinone oxidoreductase, whose amino-acid sequence is MKVEPLTMPEDQSPPPATMRAVVAREPGDASVLVLAERPMPAPGAGEVLLRVRAAGVNRPDIMQRQGIAKPPPGVTDVLGLEVCGDVVACGSGVDPALMGQRLMSLVPGGGYAPWCTAALEHSFVVPANLSDAEAAALPEGLFTVWHNLFELSRLAMGETVLIHGGAGGIGTLATQMARAAGCTVIVTDSDESRFAALKALGADLTVCWPTTDFTQACLDYTGGRGVDVVLDIVGGDYVRRNLQALAFGGRHVSLSFMQGSVVNVDLLTLMQKQLSLHSSTLRPQSHAEKTRMAAQITRHVLPQLRNGRIKPRLHGSLPLAEAAASHALLESGQVFGKLVLLL
- a CDS encoding flavin-containing monooxygenase, encoding MSVEKINTLVVGGGQAGIAMSEHLALMGVPHIVLERHRIAQRWRSERWDSLVANGPAWHDRFPGLKFSGISPEAFPPKERMADYFEEYARMIKAPVRCGVEVQQVERLVGRPGFKVTTSEGVIEAVNVVAATGPFQVPVYPNIVPESAQVQQLHSSLYKNPAQLREGAVLVVGAGASGSQIAEELRKTGKTVYLSVGEHYRPPRSYRGRDYCWWLGALGLWDEVAIKPKKQHVAFAVSGYEGGKTVDFRRLAHMGIQLVGLTRSYQDGVIQFEEGLAKNVGDGDQAYFDVLREADAYIEKNGLPFPPEPEAWKLLPDPGCLTHPILRLDLAQADITTIVWATGFTFDYRWLKVGAFDEKGLPLHKRGISAESGIYFLGLPNLVNRASSFIYGVWHDAKYIADHIVTQEGYRTYEKA